gcacttcacaagtaccttgtcacggagtttatcctaaagtctattcccgaaggttggagagggaggttcattacttttgagcctCACGCTCTCCTAAGTCGTCTTGGGGATAGGTGTCGTGCGGGGTCTCAACCCaagtgccaaactggtggcaaaagggttgatgaattggctaattcaatgagcgatctcaaactcattaccccacacaAGTTGTGCCTAGAGAAcgagcttctagaggcacaaaagcgcatttactcaatcaagatggacaaaaacacacctATTTGGTCTCACggggatatgatgtctggattatttttcacaatcgagagacttggtggttccgtcaaagagtcgatagctattacactagtgctgaattctcttcatagggattatgaggtgtttaagatgcactatctctttaattagaaagagagcacattctgtgaacttgtggaattcgagagaatccttaagttcaagcaagaccctttgaatgtgaggtgcaccaaattcaagaaagtgtgcaaGGGGAAGATAAGCAAGGCTGGATCTTCATCCACTCTCGGAGGGcaactggcgccttccaagagcaagatgaggaaaaatgttctccttcaatatcgcaatgcttcaattgtaatgaaattggtcattacaagcgaggtTGCgctaaactaaaggaagagaaggacggaaacgttgcttctcctttaggtatgtatgttatacattgtaatcttgctaattctacttcttgggtattagatactggttgtggctcacacttatgttccaattcgcagggactaaggagaagtagaaggcttgataaaggcgagatggatctacgcgtgggaaatggagcacggattgctgcattagccgtatgatcttattttatttctttgcctagtggttttgttttggaactagaaaactgttactatgttcctagtatcaccagaaacattatttccgtttcaagtttggattctaaaggttttagttttcaatttaaagacaatagttgttcttttgatttgaatggaatgttttatggttcagcacaacaagaaaatggtctatatgtgctagatacgagcaaacacatttataacataaatactaaaaaggctaaaactggtgattcggatctcacatttctgtggcattgtcgattaggccatataaacacaaagcgcatggaattacttcaacgaaagggaattctagaatcattcaacttagagaagattgatcaatgggaatcttgtttacttggcaaaatgaaaaagcaacctttctcaaaggtgggagaaagagcaatcgaactactagggctaatacatacggacgtatgtgggcctatgagtacgaaagctagaggtgagttcagctatttcataacgtttacaaACGATTTCAGTAGATGTGGATATATTTAcaaaatgaaacacaagtctgaatcgtttgagaaatcccgagaatttcaaaatgaagtagagaatcaacatggcaagaaaatcaaagctctaagatcggatcgaggaggtgaatatcttagccacgagtttaatGACCATAAAAAAGAATGCGattttctttctgaattgattgctccggggacacctcaatggaatggagtgtcggaacggagaaacaggaccttactcgaaatggtcaggtcaatgatggatcaagccaaacttcctttacagttttggggacatgcgttgcaaactgcagcactcacactgaatcgtgctccgtcaaaagctgttgaaaaaactgcatacgaattatggactgggaaacttccaaagttgtcttttctaaagatttggggttgcgaagcatatgtcaagcgattaatttcggacaagctcgaaccaaaatctgacaaatgtttcttcgttgggtatccaaaagaaacaaaggggtattacttctacaacaagtcagacaacaaggtattcgttgctcgtgacagtgtctttttggaaagaaatcatatttccaaattgacaagtgggagaataatagacctcgaagagattcgagacgaacaacgaaccaagaactctttagaagcagttcaggatgaagaacctccaaggtctttagaagagccagtgggagtagttcctcaaaacttcagttcccctcgtaagtcaaatagaactaaggttcaaccggacagatggacatgcgtcctcttgactgaaaacttagacattctcatattagatagtgatgaacctatgacttataagcaagatatgacgagcccaagatctactaaatggttagaggccatgaaatctgaaatagactccatgtctgaaaatcaagtctgggatttggtagatttgccggatgggtttacacctatcggatgcaaatgggtcttcaaattgaagaaagacaaagatggaattgtatatatatacaaagctggattggtagcaaaaggttacaggcaagttcacgacgttgactatgatgaaaccttttctctagtcgcgatgcttaagtctattcggataatccttgcgattgccgcgtttcatgactatgaaatatggcaaatggatgtcaaaattgccttcttgaatggtgttttagaagagactgtgtttatgacgcagccggagggttttgtcgatcaaaagaaccaaggaaaggtatgcaagcttaagaagtccatttacggactaaagcagacATCAAGGAGTTGAAATAAACGATGTGATGAACCAGaaaataagtttggcttcatcaagaatcaagacgaatcttgtgtatacaagaaagtcagtgggagtaaaattgcattactagtcttgtatgttgatgacatactacttattggaaacgacattcctatgttggagtctgtaaagacttggcttggaaagtgtttctcaatgaaggacttaggagaggcacaatacatattgggcatcaagatctatagggatagatctaagaggatgattggactaagccagagcacttacattgacaaagtgctagctaggttcaatatgatggaagccaagagaggccatctacctatgtcacatggcacatatctaagcaagagttAGTGTCTTAGAACATccgatgagcgtagaaagatgagtggggTTTCATACGCTTTGGCTATTTGAACCATCATGTATggtatgatttgtacaaggccggatgtttcgttcgcactcagtgcaacaagaagtaccagtcagaaccatgtgaggcacattggactgatgccaagaacatcctaaagtacctgaaaaggactaaggatcagtttctggtttatggtggtacaaatgtgtttattgttaagggctatatggacgcaagctttcaaaccgacaaagatgatttcagatcacagtctgggtttgtgttctgcctcaacggcagagcagtaagctggaaaagtgctaagcaaagcactattgcggattctacaactgaagccgagtacattgctgcctcagaagcagcaaaggaagctgtttggattcgaaagttcatcgaagaacttggggttttcccctccattaaaggaccaatggctttgtattgcgacaatagcggagccattgcccaggcaaaggagcctaggagccaccagaagtccaagcacgtattGCGGCAATTTCATATAATTCTAGAGATCgttaaaaggaaagaaatcgagatatGCAAGGTTGGAaatgacgacaacgtcgcggatccattgactaaaccattaccacaagtgaagcacaacgcacatgtagcaaccataggaatcaagcatgttggaggctggctttgattttctaagttttgttttagaaaatttgttagatctatgtttaaaacaatttatttaaccatttcatatttatgaaatttattatttcacattcatttaattttggtttagtattaaatgataagtccatgtgattcaaaacattcaaatgggatgtcaagatggattcttcgacaaagaaacacccataagtgaacttgaatattgaagtcacaaaggatccctaatccaggtcatcgaaaggtggacgaccaatgactaatgaagattagattgcaagtagattgtTGGTTATATTTCTTGAACTAatttgactggatgtcagaatcttttgcatagatacttattggatcttgtatcggattgaccatgagaacactttaagagattaaattaATGTCATaagtgttgtgggcaaaattaccgtacCATTGTGTACCAATAAGGATGTGACACGTGGCCCGTATTGCGCCCCGTAAACAAAGGCCATACGACGTCTATTCTGTAGAATAAGTGTCAGTCCATGTATCTCTAGGGTATACGTATTTGTATTATGTACGTATAATTACATATAATGTATCTAAACCTAATGGGCACATGTAATCAGTACTCTACAATGGGCACaaaggcccaaatagcccacttaTGTCTAAAAGGCCAGGGAATTGTAAAGGGGAAGGACatgtgtcctcctcccatagcTTAGCCAATCAGGTGAAGAGAATGTTAGGTCATTCctacaaaaacctagtactataaatagccccatttccctagaaaaaggggtcacaatcaatacaatcaGGAACAATTATTGTTCTGCCTTCtctctattttctctctctataaaaatacattctTGCTAAGATCTcagttaccggaaaacctccaggttatctcaccggaaaaaccccacaacatttggcgccgtctgtggggaggtacggtagcatggaagatcaacgacaggacaatgATACTGGGCGGCCTAAGCGAGTGGAGCGGCCACCCCTGGAAAGAGAAATGCCGGCCGAGCATCAGACGCCGGCCCCGAGAATCACCGGAGAGGCCGCCCGGGTCTTTGCGGCAGGGCACACACCTCGTCACGCCGtcgaggtagaggtgctcagtgaagaggacgaccaggccaatcgcacccctccaggtggacacctggatcctcgggcaGATACCGTAATAGAGGAGAATATGCCCGTCTCTGTGGGTtctcttcgggctattttggccgagttccaagctgatatgggaaagacagttaatgctgaggtgCAGAAGAGCATGCTGATTTACACCACTGCTGcggctgcaaatcatgaggaaccggcaagcaataggccaacactttctttgctTCCCCCAAACGTCTGGACCAGGCAGACAGGCGAGGACCTTAGGAGGCGGCCGCCAGCAAATCAGCCCAATCAGAAAATGTCTTACCTAACGCGCCGGCTGCCTCAACGGCTGGTCGGCGAATTGTCTCGAGGACGTGAACAGCCGCAAGCCGAGAAAGTACCAGACTCTGAGTCCGAACTTTTAGATACGGAATCCACCCCCGTCATGCCAGATACACCTTTACCTCATCCCACTTACATACACTTGAGCCAAGCACGCCCGGGTGTCACTCGTCCCACTTTTCAAACTCGCCGTCGCGAGTCTTCTCGACGGGAACCATATTCAAGGCTCCAGgatcctgtgtatcacattcaggagggggtgtccaacatggccctaggacacaccaccccttttgcagacacCATTATGAGAGCACCAAGGGAGCCCAAggtcaagccgcccaacattgatgcctATGATGGGACTACGGACCCAGACATGCATCTCTTAGTTTACAGacatcacatgtatgttcaaggaatAACCGACTCAACTTGGTGTAAGTACTTTCCAGGAACACTGAAAGGGGTAGCGTCTAAGTGGTTTGAGAGGCTCCCAGCCGGAACCATTCGCTCTTTTTTGGAGCTTGAGTTATTGTTTTccactcggttcatggctcacaaagaagagaagaagacgagcatgcactTGAGTCGAattcagcaagggaaagacGAATCTCTGAGAAGCTATGTAAAAAGATTCAACTTGGAGGCGGGGCATATTCCAGATTTGCCGGATGGTGTGGTATTTGATAACTTTATTCGAGGGCTTAAGAAGGGCTcgttcaagtttgatctggtaaagaaaagtgtGCGAACCATGGCAGAGGTGTtagatgaggccgaggccttcattCACGCAACAGAAATTTGCAGCGTCCCAAAAGATCCCAGGGGAAGTGATACCGCTGAGCCGGCggcaaaaaaggaaaaatttgagaagaagagtaggcctaacgggacgtgggctattgcaaaagagtcgGACAGGGCTCCCGGGGCGGCAGGCCAGAAGAGGTCCAGAGCTTATGACCGAGAGCGctttgagtataacacagacatgtacacaattctgatggacgCTGGGTCCAAGTATGAGATTGATCGTCCATTccccatgaagtcgccaccagaaagCAGGGATCCCAAGCTGTACTGTCACTTCcatagtgacattggacatgacaCCAACGAAT
This Spinacia oleracea cultivar Varoflay chromosome 6, BTI_SOV_V1, whole genome shotgun sequence DNA region includes the following protein-coding sequences:
- the LOC110790945 gene encoding uncharacterized protein, which encodes MRAPREPKVKPPNIDAYDGTTDPDMHLLVYRHHMYVQGITDSTWCKYFPGTLKGVASKWFERLPAGTIRSFLELELLFSTRFMAHKEEKKTSMHLSRIQQGKDESLRSYVKRFNLEAGHIPDLPDGVVFDNFIRGLKKGSFKFDLVKKSVRTMAEVLDEAEAFIHATEICSVPKDPRGKSDRAPGAAGQKRSRAYDRERFEYNTDMYTILMDAGSKYEIDRPFPMKSPPESRDPKLYCHFHSDIGHDTNECKSLKRALDGLAAKGFLKSYISRNTGGSGKPFYKKNKSPPSKEDGRQPEG